From the genome of Elusimicrobiaceae bacterium, one region includes:
- a CDS encoding phenylalanine--tRNA ligase subunit beta: MKILYSWLKDFIDLDLTPEELAQKFTQLGLEIASMEKMGADFEGVHVAQITQIENHPDSDHLHLVTLDLGGGQTQRVVCGAPNVAVGQKVPLARVGARLGKTVLTPATIRGVRSEGMICSSDELGLTNTRARGILVLDEKIPLGTDVRSLYGKADALFDLEITSNRPDLLSHLGVARELGVLLNKPVTLPKIDDIVGQGESLAVEIRDEKACPRYSGRLIHGVKNVPSPQLIQDRLTAMGLNPKNALIDMTNYVLFELGQPLHAFDRNLIAGDTIVVRHAQKDEKFTILDGRELTLDENSLLIGDTQKATALAGIMGGANSGIADNTTDIFIESAYFDAPTINKTVKKYGVSSDSSQRFERGADIGMTVLALQRVTQLITSVCGGTPSQIRDVYPLPYENPVVEITAQQINDILGTQLPASTLQDIFKQLALHFDATTDKWHFQAPTYRRDLNHRWDLAEEAARFAGFDQIPTGSSRAFVGFSDNPKNVDLSELLSRQLCALGFYECKNIDFLGEKELTLFGFETKNAVKIKNAMAQGWDFLRPTLLPALLKNLEFNQRHGQQNAALFEATRTFSLTKGFPTETYTVSGILCGNIPAEEFFEHNTVKPDFYFLKGIVQQLLGHFDGVQLAKPEKTPVYMHPKICMDIVVNGKKAGVFGALHPLTLKAMDIKAAEVWAFEFSLKPLEKLFSAQQFTPAQAVAAFPPSLRDLSVILDKQVPFEQIQAVLSQTVLPVQMQSQLIDLYEGEHVPAGKKSLTFTLAFSAPERTLKDTETEQAFNTLVAQLKEKLGAELR; encoded by the coding sequence ATGAAAATATTATACAGTTGGCTCAAAGACTTTATCGACTTAGATTTAACTCCGGAAGAACTGGCTCAAAAATTTACCCAGTTGGGTCTGGAAATTGCTTCTATGGAAAAAATGGGCGCTGATTTTGAAGGTGTTCATGTGGCGCAGATTACTCAAATCGAAAATCATCCTGATTCCGACCACTTGCACTTAGTGACCTTGGATTTAGGCGGCGGACAAACCCAACGGGTCGTCTGCGGTGCTCCCAATGTAGCAGTTGGGCAAAAAGTACCTTTGGCACGTGTAGGAGCACGTCTGGGCAAAACGGTATTAACCCCGGCTACCATTCGCGGCGTACGCAGTGAAGGAATGATTTGCTCTTCCGATGAACTGGGCCTAACCAACACCCGCGCCCGTGGCATTTTAGTATTAGACGAAAAAATTCCATTGGGAACAGACGTGCGCAGTTTATATGGAAAAGCGGATGCCTTATTTGACTTGGAAATTACTTCCAATCGTCCCGATTTACTCTCTCATCTGGGCGTAGCGCGCGAACTGGGCGTTTTACTAAACAAACCTGTTACATTGCCCAAAATAGACGATATCGTAGGACAAGGTGAAAGTTTAGCCGTAGAAATCCGCGATGAAAAAGCCTGCCCGCGTTACAGCGGCCGTTTAATTCACGGTGTAAAAAACGTTCCCTCTCCGCAATTAATTCAAGACCGATTAACCGCTATGGGACTAAACCCCAAAAATGCGCTAATCGATATGACCAACTATGTGCTTTTTGAGCTGGGGCAACCCTTGCACGCTTTTGACCGCAATTTAATTGCGGGCGATACCATTGTGGTACGCCATGCTCAAAAAGACGAAAAATTCACTATTTTAGATGGGCGCGAATTAACTTTGGACGAGAATTCCCTTTTAATCGGAGATACACAAAAAGCCACGGCTTTAGCCGGCATTATGGGAGGAGCTAACTCGGGAATTGCCGACAACACCACAGACATTTTTATTGAATCGGCCTACTTTGATGCGCCCACCATTAACAAAACTGTTAAAAAATACGGCGTATCATCCGACTCTTCCCAACGTTTCGAACGCGGAGCCGATATCGGTATGACTGTGCTAGCTTTGCAACGGGTTACGCAATTAATTACATCCGTATGCGGGGGCACCCCCAGCCAAATCAGAGACGTGTATCCTCTGCCGTATGAAAACCCGGTGGTGGAAATTACGGCGCAACAAATTAACGATATTTTGGGTACGCAACTGCCTGCTTCCACCTTGCAAGACATTTTCAAACAGTTGGCGCTGCACTTTGACGCAACTACAGATAAATGGCATTTTCAGGCGCCTACTTACAGGCGGGATTTGAACCACCGCTGGGATTTAGCCGAAGAGGCCGCACGTTTTGCCGGCTTTGACCAAATTCCGACGGGATCCTCTCGCGCGTTTGTCGGTTTTTCCGATAACCCCAAAAATGTAGATCTCTCGGAACTACTGAGCAGACAGCTTTGTGCGCTCGGTTTTTATGAATGTAAGAACATTGATTTTTTAGGCGAAAAAGAATTAACTCTGTTTGGTTTTGAAACCAAAAATGCCGTGAAAATCAAAAATGCCATGGCACAAGGATGGGATTTTTTGCGCCCTACCCTGTTACCGGCCTTACTTAAAAACTTAGAGTTTAATCAACGCCACGGGCAACAAAATGCCGCGTTGTTTGAAGCCACCCGCACCTTTAGCTTAACCAAAGGTTTTCCAACGGAAACTTATACCGTTTCCGGGATATTGTGCGGCAACATACCGGCCGAAGAATTCTTTGAGCATAATACGGTAAAACCGGATTTCTATTTCTTAAAAGGAATTGTGCAACAATTGCTGGGGCACTTTGACGGAGTGCAACTGGCAAAGCCGGAAAAAACACCCGTATATATGCATCCTAAAATTTGCATGGATATTGTGGTGAACGGCAAAAAAGCCGGTGTCTTCGGGGCACTGCATCCGCTTACGTTAAAAGCCATGGATATCAAAGCCGCGGAAGTATGGGCCTTTGAATTCTCGCTAAAACCTTTGGAAAAATTATTTTCAGCGCAACAATTTACCCCTGCGCAAGCTGTGGCGGCCTTCCCGCCGTCCTTGCGGGATTTGTCCGTGATACTCGACAAGCAGGTTCCGTTTGAACAAATCCAAGCGGTGCTTTCTCAAACCGTTTTACCGGTGCAAATGCAATCTCAGTTAATTGATTTGTACGAAGGGGAACATGTCCCTGCCGGTAAAAAGAGTCTGACGTTTACGTTGGCTTTTTCGGCGCCGGAACGCACGCTAAAAGATACGGAAACAGAACAAGCGTTTAATACATTGGTGGCTCAATTGAAAGAAAAACTCGGAGCAGAGCTTAGATAA
- the xseB gene encoding exodeoxyribonuclease VII small subunit: protein MKNTFENKLQRLEEIVAKLEEEQTDLDASVKLFEEGIALSKEMTEKLQEVKFKVSALKKKGAALLTEPFEAVENTEEEDAE from the coding sequence ATGAAAAATACTTTTGAAAACAAATTGCAACGCCTAGAAGAAATCGTGGCCAAACTGGAAGAAGAACAAACGGATTTAGACGCCTCGGTAAAACTGTTTGAGGAAGGCATTGCGCTTTCTAAAGAGATGACCGAAAAGTTGCAAGAAGTAAAATTTAAGGTAAGTGCACTCAAGAAGAAAGGGGCGGCCCTGCTTACAGAACCTTTTGAAGCAGTTGAAAATACGGAAGAAGAAGATGCCGAGTAA
- a CDS encoding TlyA family RNA methyltransferase: protein MPSKKLRLDMALVEQGFFPSRTRAQASIMAGEVLVNGEIDTRADRTILPEDKISLKEKSCPYVSRGGLKLAGALQAWNISVKDKVCVDIGVATGGFSDCMLQAGAREVYGVDVGKGQIADEIRRNPKFHFRPETNARYMRADLFDTPPQFAAVDVSFISLTMIMEPLIKVMAPESEIVFLIKPQFELTPKQVPHGIVKTEENRQLAIKRVQNFLTENLAQKYGATGCELMESPIKGTHGNTEYLWHVKINKPV, encoded by the coding sequence ATGCCGAGTAAAAAATTACGCTTAGACATGGCGCTGGTGGAGCAAGGGTTTTTCCCAAGCCGCACGCGCGCCCAAGCGTCTATCATGGCCGGAGAAGTGCTCGTCAACGGGGAAATAGATACCCGCGCTGACCGCACTATTTTGCCGGAAGATAAAATTTCACTCAAAGAAAAATCATGTCCGTATGTGTCGCGCGGCGGCCTCAAACTGGCAGGTGCTTTGCAAGCGTGGAATATTTCCGTAAAAGATAAAGTATGTGTAGATATCGGTGTGGCAACGGGCGGATTTAGTGATTGTATGTTGCAGGCCGGAGCGCGCGAAGTGTACGGCGTAGATGTAGGCAAAGGCCAAATTGCCGATGAAATCCGGCGCAATCCCAAGTTTCACTTTCGGCCCGAAACCAATGCCCGCTATATGAGAGCTGATTTATTTGACACGCCGCCGCAGTTTGCTGCGGTGGATGTATCGTTTATTTCGCTGACGATGATTATGGAGCCGCTTATCAAGGTAATGGCGCCGGAAAGTGAGATTGTATTTTTAATTAAACCGCAGTTCGAACTCACGCCCAAACAAGTGCCGCACGGCATTGTCAAAACCGAAGAGAACAGACAGTTGGCCATTAAGCGCGTGCAAAATTTTCTAACAGAAAATTTAGCTCAAAAATACGGTGCTACCGGGTGCGAACTGATGGAGTCCCCCATCAAAGGCACGCACGGCAACACCGAGTATCTGTGGCACGTGAAAATTAATAAACCAGTTTAA
- the glnA gene encoding type I glutamate--ammonia ligase, with product MERTKQEKEKIKQILEATQKNDIHIIKLWFVDILGNLKSLSLSHREFEYAMNEGMGFDGSSVEGFARVYESDLVAMPDLDTFQMFPPDLTGAPIARFFCDIQTTDGKQFEGDPRYILKKNLAAMRKAGFDAFMVGPELEYFYFKDNKNPETLDFGGYFDTIPLDSSYAVRRQTMLMLEKLGIHVEYSHHEVAPSQHEIDLRYDEAMKMADQVITYKTVVKQIAAANGMYATFMPKPLAGINGSGMHVHQSLFAKGKNQFYDAKDPLFLSKTAKHYIAGILAHVPEICSITNQWVNSYKRLVPGYEAPSYIAWGRKNRSALVRIPQAKAGKPNSTRLECRFPDPACNPYLAFAVMLGAGLDGIKRKLPVPTMTEENIFQMTPQERKQRGIGTLPAYLYEAVNETRHSKLVEQILGKHTFEKFIANKDIEWENYRTHVSSYELEKYLSVL from the coding sequence ATGGAACGCACAAAGCAAGAAAAAGAAAAAATTAAACAAATTTTAGAAGCTACTCAAAAGAACGACATTCACATTATTAAATTGTGGTTTGTAGATATTTTGGGAAACTTAAAATCTCTGTCTCTTTCCCACCGCGAATTTGAATATGCCATGAACGAAGGCATGGGCTTTGACGGCTCTTCCGTAGAAGGGTTTGCCCGCGTGTATGAATCGGACTTAGTGGCCATGCCGGATTTGGATACTTTCCAAATGTTCCCGCCCGATTTGACCGGTGCACCGATTGCCCGTTTTTTCTGCGACATTCAAACCACCGACGGCAAACAATTTGAAGGTGACCCGCGCTATATTCTGAAAAAGAATTTAGCCGCCATGCGCAAAGCCGGATTTGACGCATTCATGGTGGGGCCGGAACTGGAGTATTTTTATTTCAAGGATAATAAAAATCCCGAAACTTTAGATTTCGGCGGATACTTTGACACCATTCCGTTGGACTCTTCGTATGCCGTGCGCCGCCAAACGATGCTGATGCTCGAAAAATTGGGCATACATGTGGAATATTCGCACCACGAAGTGGCTCCTTCCCAACACGAAATTGATTTACGCTATGACGAAGCCATGAAAATGGCCGACCAAGTCATCACCTATAAAACCGTTGTGAAACAAATTGCCGCGGCCAATGGCATGTATGCAACCTTTATGCCTAAACCCTTAGCCGGCATTAACGGTAGCGGTATGCACGTACATCAATCCTTATTTGCAAAAGGGAAGAATCAATTTTATGATGCCAAAGATCCGTTGTTCTTATCCAAAACCGCTAAACATTATATTGCGGGTATTTTGGCGCATGTACCGGAAATTTGTTCTATTACCAATCAATGGGTCAACTCGTACAAACGTTTAGTGCCCGGCTATGAAGCGCCGTCTTATATTGCATGGGGCCGCAAAAACCGCAGTGCGCTGGTGCGCATCCCGCAGGCCAAAGCCGGCAAGCCCAATTCCACTCGTTTAGAGTGCCGCTTCCCCGACCCGGCCTGCAATCCGTATTTGGCTTTTGCCGTAATGTTGGGCGCAGGGTTAGACGGTATCAAACGCAAATTGCCCGTACCGACCATGACGGAAGAAAACATTTTCCAAATGACACCGCAAGAGCGCAAACAACGCGGTATCGGCACCTTGCCGGCCTATTTGTATGAAGCCGTCAACGAAACCCGCCACTCTAAACTGGTAGAGCAAATCTTAGGCAAACATACGTTTGAAAAGTTTATAGCCAACAAAGATATTGAGTGGGAAAATTACCGCACACACGTTTCCAGCTACGAATTGGAAAAATATTTATCTGTGCTGTAA
- a CDS encoding acyl-CoA thioesterase, producing MKKTIFYHDTDCGGVVYYGNYLKFFEEARTLYMKEKGFSIPELMKQGLFFVVARQEVEYKYPLQYADEIEVSTKILEVSDIKIVFENIITNQNGRLCTKGKTTLVCVNKNGMPTPMGVDVKQAMK from the coding sequence ATGAAAAAAACTATTTTTTATCACGATACCGATTGTGGCGGCGTGGTATATTACGGCAATTATTTGAAATTTTTTGAAGAAGCCCGCACCCTTTATATGAAAGAAAAAGGGTTCTCCATCCCGGAGCTGATGAAACAAGGATTATTCTTTGTAGTAGCACGGCAAGAGGTGGAATACAAGTACCCCCTTCAATACGCTGACGAAATTGAAGTAAGCACCAAAATTTTGGAAGTGTCCGACATTAAAATCGTGTTTGAAAACATCATCACCAATCAAAACGGTCGCCTCTGTACCAAAGGAAAAACCACCTTGGTCTGCGTCAATAAAAACGGTATGCCCACCCCAATGGGCGTCGATGTCAAACAAGCCATGAAATAA
- the xseA gene encoding exodeoxyribonuclease VII large subunit, protein MEPEAPFRGQVFTVSAITLAIKQMMEGVFRGVFVEGEVSGLREAQSGHLYFDLKDKDSLLSAVMFKWHARKGGQLLQDGLQVRVFGDLTCYGKMGRYQISITSVEILHQGNLYLEFEKLKKKLEAEGLFASEHKREIPAFPRRIGVVTSPTGAAIRDILSVLHRRSPNLEVVLAPALVQGEGAAAEIAQAITDLNKLKPALDVLLVGRGGGSMEDLWAFNEEPVARAIYNSQIPVISCVGHEIDYTIADFVADLRAPTPSAAAELVVQNSDGVRTHIAQLQKRLFQAVSLFYERAKSRVELAVQSRIFKHPELLTQEKEQQLDDLLLRLENAFEKQLTQAQNRTDLLMQKLQALSPFAVLGRGYSITRDKDGNVISQVGQTKPADTIYIQVKDGMIHAEVK, encoded by the coding sequence ATGGAACCCGAAGCACCGTTTCGCGGCCAAGTATTTACGGTCTCTGCCATCACTTTAGCCATTAAGCAAATGATGGAGGGCGTGTTTCGCGGTGTGTTTGTGGAAGGGGAAGTAAGCGGTCTGCGCGAGGCGCAAAGCGGACATTTATATTTTGATTTGAAAGATAAAGACAGCTTACTTTCAGCTGTGATGTTCAAATGGCATGCGCGCAAAGGCGGACAACTTTTGCAAGACGGACTGCAGGTGCGTGTATTTGGGGATTTAACTTGCTACGGTAAAATGGGGCGCTATCAAATTTCCATTACCAGTGTGGAAATTTTACACCAAGGCAATTTATATTTAGAATTTGAGAAATTAAAAAAGAAATTAGAAGCCGAAGGACTATTTGCTTCGGAACACAAACGTGAAATTCCTGCTTTTCCGCGCCGTATCGGCGTGGTCACTTCTCCCACCGGTGCGGCGATACGAGATATTTTATCGGTATTGCACCGCCGAAGTCCTAATTTAGAAGTCGTGCTGGCCCCGGCTTTGGTGCAGGGCGAAGGAGCCGCCGCGGAAATTGCCCAAGCAATTACAGATTTGAATAAACTAAAACCGGCACTAGACGTGCTACTCGTGGGGCGCGGCGGGGGCAGCATGGAAGATTTGTGGGCGTTTAACGAAGAGCCGGTGGCCCGCGCCATTTATAACAGCCAAATTCCGGTAATTTCTTGTGTGGGGCATGAAATTGACTACACCATCGCCGATTTCGTGGCCGATTTACGGGCGCCTACTCCGTCTGCCGCCGCGGAACTGGTCGTCCAAAATTCCGACGGCGTCCGCACGCATATTGCACAACTGCAAAAACGTTTGTTTCAAGCCGTATCGCTTTTTTACGAACGCGCCAAAAGCCGCGTAGAACTGGCTGTACAAAGCCGCATTTTTAAGCATCCCGAACTCTTAACACAAGAGAAAGAACAACAACTCGATGATTTGTTATTACGGTTGGAAAATGCCTTTGAAAAGCAACTCACGCAAGCACAAAATCGCACCGATTTACTCATGCAAAAATTGCAAGCATTAAGCCCCTTTGCGGTGTTGGGACGCGGTTATAGCATTACGCGCGACAAAGACGGAAACGTCATCTCGCAAGTCGGCCAAACCAAACCTGCCGACACCATTTACATACAGGTCAAAGACGGAATGATACACGCGGAGGTCAAATGA
- a CDS encoding secondary thiamine-phosphate synthase enzyme YjbQ yields MKSHTEYLTICTDKPYDIVNITPQVEAALAKSGIQEGLCLVNSMHITSSVFINDNERGLHADFLRWVEKLAPYGLDKYQHNLTGEDNGDAHLKRTIMGREVVVAVTKGQLDFGPWETIFYGEFDGQRNKRILIKIIGE; encoded by the coding sequence ATGAAATCTCATACAGAATATTTAACTATTTGTACCGACAAACCTTACGACATCGTCAATATCACCCCGCAAGTGGAAGCAGCACTGGCTAAAAGTGGCATTCAAGAAGGCTTGTGTTTGGTTAATTCCATGCACATTACCTCGTCGGTGTTTATTAATGATAATGAACGCGGCCTGCACGCTGACTTTTTGCGTTGGGTAGAAAAATTAGCTCCTTACGGACTGGATAAATACCAACACAATTTAACCGGAGAAGATAACGGAGACGCCCATTTGAAACGTACGATTATGGGGCGTGAAGTGGTGGTGGCAGTTACAAAAGGACAGCTGGACTTTGGACCGTGGGAAACCATTTTCTACGGGGAATTTGACGGTCAGCGCAACAAACGCATTTTAATTAAAATCATAGGGGAATAA
- the pheS gene encoding phenylalanine--tRNA ligase subunit alpha — protein MTIQEFQTICSQLEQEYTAKIAAAENLPAVEELRVAVLGRKGALTELLKNLKDFSIEDKKVAGPLGNALKSALTTALETKTTALEAAQLNEELNRVQLDLTLPARPMAGGRRHPLSIAQKRMTDILSKLGFTWAEGPWVEDEKHNFDMLNIPQHHPARDAQDTFFAQTGSPLSMVLRTHTSNVQSRFMEKHKPPIRIMAPGRVFRNDSLDATHSPVFHQIEGLYVDKQVSMADLKRDLTAFMKGLLGDKTEIRFRPSFFPFTEPSAEVDVKCVFCAGKGCNVCKGTGWIEMLGAGVVHPNVLKNCGIDPEQYSGYAFGMGVERLAMMMMNIRDIRAFYENDLRILKQF, from the coding sequence ATGACTATTCAAGAATTTCAAACCATCTGTTCCCAATTGGAGCAAGAATATACTGCTAAAATTGCCGCGGCCGAAAATCTCCCCGCGGTGGAAGAATTACGCGTAGCCGTCTTAGGGCGTAAAGGCGCCCTGACGGAGCTACTTAAAAATCTAAAAGATTTTTCTATTGAAGACAAAAAAGTGGCAGGTCCTTTAGGTAATGCACTTAAAAGTGCCTTAACCACAGCGTTGGAAACCAAAACCACCGCGTTGGAAGCGGCACAACTTAACGAAGAACTTAACCGCGTGCAACTGGATTTAACCTTGCCCGCCCGTCCGATGGCAGGCGGCCGGCGCCATCCGCTTTCTATTGCGCAAAAGCGCATGACCGACATTTTATCCAAACTCGGTTTTACGTGGGCAGAAGGCCCTTGGGTAGAGGATGAAAAGCATAATTTTGATATGCTTAACATTCCGCAACATCATCCGGCACGCGACGCACAAGATACGTTTTTTGCACAAACCGGCTCGCCGCTTTCCATGGTACTGCGCACGCATACCTCTAATGTGCAAAGCCGCTTTATGGAGAAACACAAACCGCCTATTCGCATCATGGCACCGGGACGCGTGTTTCGCAATGACAGTTTAGATGCTACTCATAGCCCCGTGTTTCACCAAATTGAAGGTTTGTATGTGGACAAACAAGTCAGCATGGCCGATTTGAAACGGGATTTGACCGCTTTTATGAAAGGTCTGCTCGGTGATAAAACGGAAATCCGTTTCCGCCCGTCCTTTTTCCCCTTTACCGAACCCAGTGCCGAAGTGGATGTAAAGTGTGTTTTCTGCGCAGGAAAAGGATGTAATGTATGCAAAGGTACCGGATGGATTGAAATGCTAGGTGCCGGCGTAGTACATCCCAATGTGCTGAAAAATTGCGGCATTGACCCCGAGCAATATAGCGGATATGCCTTTGGTATGGGTGTGGAACGCTTGGCCATGATGATGATGAACATTCGCGACATACGCGCTTTCTATGAAAATGATTTGCGTATCTTGAAGCAATTTTAG
- a CDS encoding replication-associated recombination protein A — protein MQDDFRPLAARQAPKKIEDFAGQPHLLGPGKMLRRLLETDTLKSAVFFGPPGCGKTATARYVASRTQAHVVELNAAAAGVADIKKVIAEAKDRARTPTFEERRTLLILDEIHHFNKTQQDTLLPSVERGDIILIGITTENPYFYINSALLSRFSVFEFKALADKDLAKILHRAAATEKVQLSDEAADYFITQANGDGRKILNALEIAVLTTEPDADGFKHVDLKTAQECIQKRHLNYDKKGDEHYDIISAFIKSMRGSDPDATVYWLARMLESGEDPRFIARRILICASEDVGLAEPAAIMIAQAAFQAAEELGMPEVRIPLAHAAIYVACCPKSNSAYLAIDAALQEVREGKLRRVPDHLRSGGKNRGYKYAHDFPNHYVKQPYMPDPVKFFTPTAQGKEAALIERLKKIKGE, from the coding sequence ATGCAAGACGATTTCAGGCCATTGGCCGCCCGCCAAGCACCTAAAAAAATAGAAGATTTTGCCGGACAACCACATTTGTTGGGCCCGGGTAAAATGTTGCGCCGCCTATTGGAAACCGATACCTTAAAATCTGCTGTTTTTTTTGGGCCTCCGGGTTGTGGTAAAACCGCCACGGCACGCTACGTGGCCAGCCGTACCCAAGCCCATGTAGTGGAGCTCAATGCGGCGGCTGCCGGCGTAGCCGATATTAAAAAAGTGATTGCCGAAGCCAAAGATCGCGCACGTACGCCCACTTTTGAAGAACGGCGCACTTTACTGATTTTAGATGAAATTCACCATTTCAACAAAACCCAACAAGATACTTTGCTGCCCAGCGTAGAGCGGGGTGATATTATTCTAATCGGTATCACTACCGAAAATCCGTATTTTTATATTAACAGCGCTTTATTATCTCGTTTTTCTGTATTTGAATTTAAGGCTTTAGCAGACAAAGATTTAGCTAAAATTTTGCACCGCGCCGCCGCGACCGAAAAAGTACAACTCTCCGATGAGGCGGCAGACTATTTTATCACGCAGGCCAACGGAGACGGACGCAAGATTTTGAACGCACTTGAGATTGCCGTGCTCACCACCGAACCGGATGCCGACGGTTTCAAACACGTAGATCTAAAAACTGCGCAAGAATGCATACAAAAACGCCACTTAAATTATGATAAAAAGGGTGACGAACATTACGATATTATTTCGGCTTTTATTAAATCTATGCGCGGCTCGGACCCGGATGCAACCGTCTATTGGTTAGCGCGCATGCTCGAAAGCGGCGAAGATCCTCGTTTTATTGCGCGGCGTATTTTAATTTGCGCCAGTGAAGATGTGGGGTTAGCCGAACCGGCCGCCATTATGATTGCGCAGGCAGCCTTCCAAGCCGCAGAAGAACTGGGCATGCCGGAAGTGCGCATTCCATTGGCCCACGCGGCTATTTATGTGGCTTGCTGCCCTAAAAGCAATTCTGCTTATTTAGCCATTGATGCGGCTTTGCAGGAAGTGCGCGAAGGCAAACTGCGCCGCGTACCGGACCATTTACGCTCCGGCGGAAAAAACCGCGGTTACAAGTACGCACACGATTTCCCTAATCATTATGTGAAGCAACCTTATATGCCCGACCCCGTGAAATTTTTTACCCCTACCGCACAGGGAAAAGAAGCCGCGCTTATCGAGCGGCTGAAAAAAATCAAAGGAGAATAA
- the zapA gene encoding cell division protein ZapA — MAKNTVTVEIKHIPVEVEIPELGYVEIADLATQVEQEMQRLQEEEDVIDTLRQALTAALNFAAKAYLKDVASGGKLQEDTIRMDNLISQLQNTLEQPK; from the coding sequence ATGGCAAAAAATACTGTAACCGTAGAAATTAAACATATTCCGGTAGAAGTAGAAATTCCGGAGTTGGGTTATGTGGAAATAGCAGATTTAGCCACGCAGGTGGAGCAGGAAATGCAACGCTTGCAAGAAGAAGAAGATGTGATTGATACGTTGCGTCAAGCCTTAACGGCGGCCTTAAACTTTGCGGCCAAAGCCTATTTGAAAGATGTTGCCAGCGGCGGTAAATTGCAAGAAGACACCATCCGCATGGATAATTTGATTTCCCAATTACAAAATACCTTGGAGCAACCTAAATAA
- a CDS encoding trypsin-like serine protease, producing the protein MKHLLSILIAMSMSVLPALAAKTAVPTLQRVNTKAPMSVGAAVAGAQAAAATEQPASPLDEPFSVKHAYPGTNVATDLVALEIRSLNHGKGVCTGTRFHKRWIITAAHCFDKRFDTKINPRIVFGAKQLANGVWQVSISEPQPGAPTNGTLYFYRNGYSQFDAYAHADDIAIIGVDKEDKVMALINKNLKELDVATAQMQNVSAMMAKNKAPSLAQAEQATSVQAAARKKLANTINDQKRFLQLPLNAYHFMTFSPESARLELAGRKANGYWFEPVVNEATEEVLNRKLPVKYPFIYQGVPKNQSVVQWQGEEPGGMSGTPFIINGYIVTVGSGEGKNPLLTDEFTAFLKRSMGADYKQGLCVRSVANEESITQRTQP; encoded by the coding sequence ATGAAACATTTACTATCTATATTGATTGCAATGAGTATGAGTGTTTTACCTGCGTTAGCGGCCAAGACGGCTGTTCCGACGCTTCAGCGGGTCAACACCAAAGCACCGATGTCTGTTGGTGCGGCCGTGGCAGGTGCGCAAGCTGCGGCTGCTACGGAGCAACCGGCCTCTCCGTTAGATGAGCCGTTTTCGGTGAAACACGCCTATCCGGGTACAAATGTGGCTACGGATCTAGTTGCCTTAGAGATACGATCCCTCAACCACGGAAAAGGTGTGTGTACCGGCACGCGTTTTCATAAACGCTGGATTATTACGGCAGCCCATTGTTTTGATAAGCGCTTTGATACAAAAATAAACCCTAGAATTGTGTTCGGAGCAAAACAGCTTGCCAATGGAGTATGGCAGGTAAGTATTTCAGAGCCGCAACCCGGTGCGCCTACCAATGGTACCTTGTATTTTTATCGTAACGGTTATTCTCAATTTGATGCTTATGCTCATGCGGACGATATTGCCATTATCGGAGTAGATAAAGAAGATAAGGTGATGGCTTTGATAAATAAAAATTTAAAGGAATTAGATGTTGCTACTGCCCAAATGCAGAACGTCAGTGCTATGATGGCAAAAAATAAAGCTCCTTCCTTAGCACAAGCAGAACAAGCTACTTCCGTTCAAGCTGCGGCACGTAAAAAATTGGCTAACACAATAAACGATCAAAAACGTTTTTTACAGTTGCCCTTAAACGCTTATCATTTTATGACATTTAGTCCGGAAAGCGCCCGCTTGGAACTGGCCGGACGAAAAGCAAATGGGTATTGGTTTGAACCGGTGGTAAATGAAGCTACCGAGGAGGTTCTTAACCGTAAACTCCCTGTGAAGTATCCCTTTATCTATCAAGGTGTTCCTAAAAATCAGAGTGTCGTTCAATGGCAAGGAGAAGAACCGGGTGGGATGTCCGGCACGCCGTTTATCATCAATGGTTATATCGTGACTGTAGGTAGTGGAGAAGGAAAAAACCCTTTATTGACCGACGAATTTACAGCCTTCTTGAAACGTTCTATGGGTGCGGACTACAAACAAGGTCTCTGTGTTCGCTCTGTGGCAAACGAAGAATCTATTACGCAGCGGACGCAACCGTAA